In one Nicotiana sylvestris chromosome 8, ASM39365v2, whole genome shotgun sequence genomic region, the following are encoded:
- the LOC104214471 gene encoding protein neprosin-like, which yields MPIRQQIVRQTLLVLFFLLSYDGVQGEIKLSELEDLELEKQLKLLNKPATKTIKTKYGDTYDCVDFYKQSAFDHPLLKNHNFHPQMKPTLTRTLHNSDISAANKLSSIWLKKKGCPFGTVPIRRVTKNDLIRHKHIPPPENIIEAQLTNRAIAQIPNNPNNKFAGAGMTANIYNPHVEGQQHSAVRLKIFKGYDVLQVGWRVDPTLYNDTNTRLYIHTQVGNMHCFNTLCSGFVLVNTELPVDMVFDEISHRGAKVVVEITMFIQRDPANGLWWLLIGENYDEVGFWPQRIFTDLASLATHVEFGGVVYIPPGGPKPPMGSSCFPIADPLYDAYCRRLHVLIDNNNETVPVDTTIAQAEDPNLYEVRDVPHWGHGKFQHFIFYGGRGDIDTWC from the exons ATGCCGATTCGTCAGCAAATTGTTCGACAAACTTTATTAGTGTTATTTTTTCTTCTGAGCTATGACGGAGTTCAAGGAGAAATAAAGCTATCCGAATTAGAGGATTTAGAGTTGGAGAAACAACTTAAATTGTTGAACAAGCCAGCGACCAAAACAATTAAG ACTAAATATGGAGATACTTATGATTGTGTGGATTTTTACAAACAATCTGCATTTGATCATCCGTTGTTAAAGAATCACAATTTCCATCCACAG ATGAAACCTACTTTAACTCGGACACTGCACAATTCAGATATCTCAGCAGCTAATAAGTTATCGAGCATATGGTTAAAGAAAAAAGGCTGCCCTTTTGGAACAGTTCCCATCAGAAGAGTTACCAAAAACGACCTTATTAGACACAAACATATTCCGCCGCCAGAAAATATCATTGAAGCTCAATTGACTAAT CGTGCAATAGCTCAAATTCCAAATAATCCAAATAATAAGTTTGCCGGAGCTGGAATGACAGCTAACATATATAATCCCCATGTTGAAGGTCAACAACACAGTGCAGTTCGATTGAAAATCTTCAAAGGATATGACGTTTTACAAGTTGGATGGAGA GTGGATCCAACACTATATAACGATACTAATACTAGACTTTATATACATACGCAG GTTGGTAATATGCATTGCTTCAATACACTATGTTCTGGATTTGTCCTCGTAAATACTGAGTTACCTGTTGATATGGTATTTGATGAGATTTCACATCGTGGAGCTAAAGTCGTAGTGGAGATCACAATGTTCATCCAACGG GATCCAGCCAATGGACTCTGGTGGCTTTTGATTGGTGAAAACTACGACGAGGTTGGTTTTTGGCCTCAAAGAATTTTTACTGACTTGGCAAGCTTGGCTACTCATGTTGAGTTTGGAGGAGTCGTATATATTCCACCAGGTGGGCCTAAACCTCCGATGGGCTCTAGTTGTTTTCCTATTGCAGATCCATTGTATGATGCTTATTGCAGGAGACTTCACGTTTTAATCGATAACAATAATGAGACGGTACCTGTAGACACAACGATTGCACAAGCTGAGGATCCTAATTTATATGAGGTTAGGGATGTACCACATTGGGGACATGGAAAGTTTCAGCATTTTATATTTTATGGAGGACGCGGTGATATCGACACATGGTGTTAA
- the LOC104214469 gene encoding protein neprosin-like — translation MLMRRKVVLQILIVLYVLLSYEGVQGEIKLSKVEDLELKKQFKLLNKPAIKIIKTKYGDIYDCVDFYKQPAFDHPLLKNQNFHPKMKPTLARTRQNSNTSATNWSSSIWLKERGCTFGTVPIKRVTKDDLIRHRRIPSPEAISSEVQFININNNSDPKRSYISSQGYKLASAQVQNNPNNKFSGAGMTSSLWNPHVEGQQNSACRLKIQKGSDILQVGWRVDPTLYKDNKTRLFVHFQAGNTHCFNALCPGFVLVNTGLPVDMVFDEISHRGDQQMAEITMFIDRDLANGNWWLLIGENHEQVGFWPQAIFTDLASFATNVEMGGVAYSPPGVPEPPMGAGCSLAVDPRYDAYCRRPNVLNDKGKTIPNECPT, via the exons ATGTTGATGCGGCGAAAGGTTGTTCTACAAATTTTGATTGTGCTATATGTTCTTCTGAGTTATGAGGGAGTTCAAGGAGAAATAAAATTATCCAAAGTAGAGGATTTAGAGTTGAAGAAGCAATTTAAACTTTTGAACAAGCCAGCGATCAAAATAATTAAG ACGAAATATGGGGATATATACGATTGTGTTGATTTCTATAAACAACCTGCGTTCGATCATCCGTtattaaaaaatcaaaattttcatCCCAAG ATGAAACCTACTTTAGCTAGGACGCGGCAAAATTCAAATACCTCAGCAACTAATTGGTCATCTAGCATATGGTTAAAGGAAAGAGGTTGTACTTTCGGAACAGTTCCTATTAAAAGAGTTACTAAAGATGACCTTATTAGACACAGACGTATTCCGTCACCAGAAGCTATATCATCTGAAGTTCAATTTATTAAT ATTAACAACAATAGTGACCCAAAAAGAAGTTACATATCCTCGCAGGGATACAAG CTTGCATCAGCCCAAGTTCAGAATAATCCAAATAATAAGTTTTCGGGAGCCGGAATGACATCTAGTTTATGGAATCCTCATGTTGAAGGTCAACAAAACAGTGCATGccgactaaaaattcaaaaaggaTCAGATATTTTACAAGTTGGTTGGAGA GTGGATCCAACATTATACAAGGACAATAAGACTAGGCTTTTTGTACATTTTCAG GCTGGTAATACACATTGCTTCAATGCACTATGTCCTGGATTTGTCCTAGTAAATACTGGATTACCTGTTGATATGGTCTTTGATGAGATTTCACACCGTGGAGATCAACAAATGGCAGAGATCACAATGTTTATCGACCGG GATCTCGCTAATGGAAACTGGTGGCTTTTGATTGGTGAAAACCACGAACAAGTTGGTTTTTGGCCTCAAGCGATTTTCACTGACTTGGCAAGCTTTGCTACTAACGTTGAGATGGGAGGAGTTGCATATAGTCCACCAGGTGTGCCTGAACCTCCAATGGGCGCCGGTTGTTCGCTTGCTGTAGATCCTAGGTATGATGCTTATTGTCGGAGACCTAATGTTTTAAACGATAAAGGTAAGACGATACCCAATGAATGTCCAACTTAG